In the genome of Myxococcus stipitatus, one region contains:
- a CDS encoding AAA family ATPase: MSQRIPEESLPTELTPFGAVEAAYPLELERIREALLRGLPVMVEADKELTPYFYKCLRDRLKKDGKQFLYLDGRAAAEPPPGMPAPSMMATLIAQLRDAVRGAVRERIVVLPHLDLLTTSSGGLTSEAREVIPLLYENPEMVWVGFKDPSFPLPRVIENLFPHKESILGVSRDRLRFLVTQRESRKFGHGLQPYALYKHVSGVNAVRLRRLLGAISGEDYPSDTRPAYAQLRSATLSGSLNVPELDLHGDIGGYGKVKERLQREILDVLAHKDTLTDGEAVKRVEGLLPRGMIFWGPPGTGKTLFAKAMASSLGAAVLVVSGPELKSRWVGESEENLRQIFVRARQAAPSIIIFDELDSFAAARGTFTGSGVEHSMVNQLLTEMDGFRKDELVFVVGTTNFVESLDPALLRPGRFEFQLCIPYPNSADRRAILSIYDKKLALGMTERALDYAVKRTGDRVEGTGTRFSGDHIQALCRALARRRLRDASNAPTEPVDVERALTDFLDRPELTPSEERVVATHEAGHAVCALFCPSAPAIDRISIRGDLAGMLGFVQYADPAHRYVVTRGQLLDSICMLFGGREAEALLLDDLSIGSAHDLERATEIARELVEVLGMGGQGVPVRRFDAPGRDADRHALSDATRGTLEAAVQEVLEVQRARARDILHREKSRLIALRDLLLERKVLDREAFAHLAPAVAPQKESAHG, encoded by the coding sequence ATGAGCCAGCGCATTCCGGAGGAGTCCCTCCCGACGGAGCTGACGCCGTTCGGTGCCGTCGAGGCCGCGTATCCCCTGGAGCTGGAGCGCATCCGCGAGGCGCTCCTGCGCGGGCTGCCGGTGATGGTGGAGGCCGACAAGGAGCTGACGCCGTACTTCTACAAGTGCCTGCGAGACCGGCTGAAGAAGGACGGCAAGCAGTTCCTCTACCTGGATGGCCGCGCGGCCGCAGAGCCGCCCCCGGGCATGCCCGCGCCCAGCATGATGGCCACGCTCATCGCCCAGCTCCGCGACGCGGTGCGAGGCGCCGTGCGCGAGCGCATCGTCGTGCTCCCTCACCTGGACCTGCTCACCACCAGCAGCGGGGGACTCACCTCCGAGGCGCGCGAGGTGATTCCGCTCCTGTATGAGAACCCGGAGATGGTCTGGGTGGGCTTCAAGGACCCGTCCTTTCCCCTCCCCCGCGTCATCGAGAACCTGTTCCCCCACAAGGAGAGCATCCTCGGCGTGAGCCGCGACCGGCTGCGCTTCCTGGTGACCCAGCGCGAGAGCCGCAAGTTCGGCCACGGGCTTCAGCCGTATGCGCTCTACAAGCACGTGTCCGGCGTGAACGCGGTGCGGCTGCGGCGACTGCTCGGCGCCATCTCGGGCGAGGACTATCCCAGCGACACGCGGCCCGCGTATGCGCAGCTCCGCTCGGCCACGCTGAGTGGCTCGCTCAACGTGCCGGAGCTGGACCTGCACGGTGACATCGGCGGCTACGGCAAGGTGAAGGAGCGGCTGCAGCGGGAGATTCTCGACGTCCTCGCGCACAAGGACACGCTGACGGACGGCGAGGCGGTGAAGCGCGTGGAGGGGCTGCTCCCTCGCGGGATGATCTTCTGGGGCCCTCCGGGCACGGGCAAGACGCTCTTCGCCAAGGCCATGGCGTCCTCGCTGGGCGCGGCGGTGCTCGTCGTGAGCGGCCCGGAGCTGAAGAGCCGCTGGGTGGGCGAGAGCGAGGAGAACCTCCGACAAATCTTCGTGCGCGCACGGCAGGCGGCGCCCAGCATCATCATCTTCGACGAGCTCGACTCCTTCGCCGCGGCGCGCGGCACGTTCACCGGCTCCGGCGTGGAGCACTCCATGGTGAACCAGCTCCTCACGGAGATGGACGGCTTCCGCAAGGACGAGCTCGTCTTCGTGGTGGGCACCACCAACTTCGTGGAGTCGCTGGACCCCGCGCTGCTGCGTCCCGGCCGCTTCGAGTTCCAGCTCTGCATCCCCTACCCCAACAGCGCGGACCGCCGGGCCATCCTGTCCATCTACGACAAGAAGCTGGCCCTGGGCATGACGGAGCGGGCGCTGGACTACGCGGTGAAGCGCACGGGAGACCGCGTCGAGGGCACGGGCACGCGCTTCTCCGGCGACCACATCCAGGCGCTCTGTCGTGCCCTGGCGCGGCGCAGGCTGCGTGACGCCTCGAATGCGCCCACCGAGCCGGTGGACGTGGAGCGCGCCCTCACCGACTTCCTCGACCGGCCGGAGCTCACGCCCTCCGAGGAGCGGGTCGTCGCCACCCACGAGGCGGGCCACGCCGTGTGCGCGCTGTTCTGCCCCAGCGCCCCCGCCATCGACCGCATCAGCATCCGGGGGGACCTCGCGGGGATGCTCGGCTTCGTGCAGTACGCGGACCCCGCGCATCGCTACGTCGTCACGCGCGGCCAGCTCCTCGACAGCATCTGCATGCTCTTCGGCGGGCGCGAGGCGGAAGCCCTGCTGCTGGACGACTTGTCCATCGGCAGCGCGCACGACCTGGAGCGCGCCACCGAGATTGCCCGCGAGCTCGTGGAGGTGCTGGGCATGGGCGGCCAGGGTGTGCCCGTGCGCCGGTTCGATGCTCCGGGCCGGGACGCGGACCGGCACGCGCTCTCGGATGCGACGCGCGGCACGCTGGAGGCCGCCGTGCAGGAGGTGCTGGAGGTCCAGCGCGCGCGGGCCCGAGACATCCTGCATCGGGAGAAGTCCCGGCTCATCGCGCTGAGAGACCTGCTCCTCGAGCGCAAAGTGCTGGACCGCGAGGCCTTCGCCCACCTGGCCCCTGCGGTGGCCCCCCAGAAGGAGTCCGCTCATGGCTAG